One stretch of Hevea brasiliensis isolate MT/VB/25A 57/8 chromosome 12, ASM3005281v1, whole genome shotgun sequence DNA includes these proteins:
- the LOC110655251 gene encoding uncharacterized protein At5g39865, with protein sequence MWRQWSHSTVKIRDTSSSSSSSSSPFSFSTFKDIQRLCADDPSAPTKKSSIFHRVRVATSIIRSWSATRRLTHSQSSAQTQLDSEPEVVASSVTETPPPQPPQPECQESPPSISIPGADKRIVVYFTSLHVVRSTFEDCRSVQSILQGFRVSIDERDLSMDSRFMKELQQIFGGGHTTLTLPRVFIGGRYVGGAEEIRQLHEAGELKKFVEGLPAAESGVCDACGGYRFILCDDCNGSHKVYTEKSGFKSCTACNENGLIRCPSCSCAPL encoded by the coding sequence ATGTGGCGGCAGTGGAGTCATTCAACGGTCAAGATTCGCgatacttcatcttcttcttcatccagTTCATCCCCTTTCTCCTTTTCCACTTTCAAAGATATCCAGCGCCTCTGCGCCGACGATCCCTCTGCACCCACCAAAAAATCCTCCATATTCCACCGCGTCCGCGTCGCCACCTCAATCATCCGCTCCTGGTCTGCGACTCGTCGTCTCACCCACTCCCAATCCAGCGCACAGACCCAACTCGACTCTGAACCCGAAGTCGTTGCCTCATCTGTTACTGAAACACCACCACCCCAACCGCCGCAACCAGAATGCCAAGAGTCCCCACCGTCGATCTCAATACCGGGTGCTGATAAACGGATTGTCGTTTACTTCACAAGCCTTCACGTTGTTCGGTCGACATTTGAAGATTGCCGTTCCGTCCAATCCATTCTTCAAGGGTTTCGTGTCTCGATCGACGAACGAGATCTCTCAATGGACTCAAGATTCATGAAGGAGCTACAGCAGATCTTTGGGGGCGGTCATACTACGTTGACTTTGCCTAGGGTATTTATCGGTGGGAGATATGTAGGCGGAGCTGAGGAGATTAGACAGTTACACGAAGCAGGTGAGCTCAAGAAGTTTGTGGAAGGTTTGCCCGCAGCGGAATCTGGCGTCTGCGACGCGTGTGGGGGTTACCGATTCATTTTGTGCGACGACTGTAACGGTAGTCACAAAGTGTACACAGAGAAATCTGGGTTTAAGAGCTGCACCGCTTGCAACGAGAACGGTCTGATAAGGTGCCCTTCTTGTTCCTGTGCGCCTCTCTGA